The bacterium region CTTGCAGAAATAGTTAATATGGTGGAAGAATCTTTTGAGAGCGGTGTTTTTGGTTTATCTGTTGGTTTAGATGCTGGTATGCCTGGACATTTCGCTGATATAAAAGAGTTGGTTGATGTTGTCAAAATCGTTAAAAAATATGATGGTATCTTTACTCCCCATACAAGACACCATCAGAACCAGTGGCACGCTAACAAGCCGTTTGAATACGGATACGGTATTTTTAATTCGCCACCCGGTGAAATTATAACAGGTAGATACCACGGGCTACTTGAAGCAGTTGAAATATCTAAAATGGCAGGAGGTCCTAAATTACACATCGCCCATATGACCCCTGCTTATCTAATACCTCAACCCCACCCTTTGTCCCTTGATGAAGCACTTGCTAAAGCAACTATTGAAGACATCATAACTAAAGCAGAAACTGAAGGGGTAGATATAAGTTACAATGTTATACCCTCAGAAAACAGTATTGGAGGCAGGCAGAGGATTATTGATACTTTCTTTCTTAAAACCTCAAACCTACCTAAATGGTTACGGGATATAGACCCTGAAACTCTTTCTAAAGAATTAAAAGATAAAAGTTTTAGGGCAAAAGTTAAAGACTATATATACTCAGGGAATATGAAGTTTTTTATGGTTCACCCCTTAACCGACCCATATTGGGCTGATGATTATATGATTCTTGACTGTAAAATTAAAGAGTATGAAGGAAAAACTTTATGGGAGATTGTAAAACAAAAAGGGCTTACATATACAATTAAAGGTGTTTATGAAGATACTTATGATCTTCTTTTTGATATTATTTCAGAAGATATTGAAGCAACCTGGACTCTTGTTAAAGATAAAAGAGAGTACGGTGCTCACCATATTTTTTTGAGTCATAACTTGGGTATTCCTTGCACAGATTATGTTCCACCGCCTGTTGTCAAAAGAGATAAAAAAGAACGTTCAACAAGTAACTATGGTACATCTCCAATGTTATCAAATATGTTTATAAAATATTTTAAGGTTATGGTAAAAGATAAGAACCTTCTTTCTCTTGAGGAGGCAGTTAGAAAAGTTACAAGTTTTCCAGCTGAACATCTTTTTGGAATAAAAGATAGAGGCATTATAAAAGAAGGGGCTTTTGCTGATATTCTTTTAATAGATTTTGATAACCTGATTCTACCTAACGACTATAAAAACCCAGAAGTTAGTTCACCTTCAGTAAAATATGTCATTATAAACGGTGGTATATCTTACGAAAACGGTTTTTTGACAGATTTAAAAAAAGGGAAGGTCTTAAGAAAAAGGAGCAAAAACAATGGATAAAAAGGTAGCTCTCATAACCGGTTCATCGAGAGGTATAGGACGAGGGATAGCAATACAACTTGCTAAGGAAGGGTTTCATACAATAATTAATGGAGTTAAACCTATAGATTCTTCTAATATTTCAAAAGGTGCTTTTGAAGTGTTAAATGCCGTAAAACAGGTAGGTGGAACATCAGATTTTATTCAAGGCGATATCTCAAAAGTTGAAGATAGAGAAAAAATTTTGGGTTTTATTGATAAACTTGGCAGAATAGATTTGCTTGTCAACAACGCTGGTATTGAACCACCGTTCCTTGATTTTTTAGAATCTTCTGAAGAGAGGTATGATTATATAATGTCGGTCAACCTTAAAGGACCTTTCTTTATAACTCAACAGGTATCAAAAAAGATGATTACGTATCTTGAAACTAAAAAAATCACAAAAGGTAGGATATGTTTTATAACCTCTGTTCAAGGGTATGTAGTAACACGAGGGGCTGAATATTGTATGACAAAAGCTGCTTTAGGTATATTATCAAAGGTATTTGCTAACCGACTTGGGGAGTACGATATACCTGTGATTGAAATAAGCCCTGGGGTGATACATTCAGATATGACAGCCCCCCATAAAGAGAAAACAACTAAAAAGATAGAATCAGGAAGGTTGATAACTAAACGGTGGGGAGAAGCAGAAGATGTGGCTAAAGTTGTATCTGCTTTTGCAAGGGGCGACTTAGATTATTCTACAGGAGAACGTATAGAAGTTGGTGGTGGGTTGGGTATTTCTCGTTGGTAACGACTTTTTTCTTACAAAGGTGGTAAAAAATTATGCAAAACTCTAAACTTGAATGTATATTTGAAGGTATTTGCCATTTAGGCGAAGGTCCATTGTGGAATATTAAAGAAGAGAAACTCTACTGGACTGATATATTTAACAAAAGGATATGGGTTTATGACCCTTTTAAAAATGAGAGCAGAATTTTTTGGGAAGGAGATGTTATGGTAGGCGGTTTTGCATTCACAAAAAGTGGGAATATGGTTTTATGTGCAGAGAAAGGAGTTTATCTTTTAAGTCATAACACAATTAAAGAAATACACCATATCCAAATGGAAAATAACGAATTTTTTAACGATATCACAACTGACCCACAAGGAAGAATTTTTGCTGGTACTCTTACAAGAGGCGGTGGGACAGGCGCTTTATATATGATAGAGAAAGATAAAAAGCCTATAAAAATTCTTGACGGTATCTCTTGTAGCAATGGGATGACTTTCTCTCTTGACCTTAAAACTTTTTTTCATACAAATACAGGTAAACAGAGGGTCACTGCTTACGATTATGATGTAAATACCGGCAAAATTTCTAACCCAAATCTCTTTTATCAAGGAAGCAAAGAAGACGGTTTCCCAGACGGTTTAACAATAGATGCTTTAGGTAATATTTGGCAAGCGTTTTGGGGTTCGTTTACTGTTCGCAGAATCTCTCCTAAAGGGATAACCAAACAAGAGATAAGAGTCCCTGCAAAACAACCTTCAAGCGTTATTTTTGGTGGAACAAATCTAAATTATCTATATATAACTACTGCTTGTCAAGGTGCTACCAATCTTGAAACAGGTATGGACGAGAAGAATAATGTTTTTCTTGGTGGGAAAGTTTATAGATATAAAACAGATACTTCAGGTAGAGCGGAATGGTATGCTGATTTTGATTAGTAGAAGATATAGTATCCTTTTTTTGCAAATTTTTGTGGTATATGATAAAGTCTAAAAAATATTATTAAACTAACTAATAATTATAGTACTTAATGGTACTTAAAAAAGGAGGAAATAATGATATTACCTTCAGCCCAAGGGTATCTTTTCCAAGAATGGTTAAGAAGCAAAGTTCGTTCTTCAGTTGATACACCAGTTTTTCCACGAAACAAAGAAGATATAAACTCTTACCATGAGTCTGTGCGAAAGTTCTTTGAATCTGCTGCTGGTCCAGTTCCTCAATACGACCCTTTGCAAGCAGAGATACATCAAGTTCATAAGAGGGATGGATATCGTATAGAAGCAGTCAGTTTTCCTACTTTTGCAGGTTTAAGAATGACTGCAACCGCTTATGTTCCAGATTCTAACGCACCAGTTCCGGGTGTTCTTGCTGTACACGGACATTCAATGCACGGCAGGAGAGATGCACGAACGCAGATACAGTGTGCTGCTCTTGCAAAACTTGGATACTTTGTGTTGGCAGTAGATGCTTTTGGTAATGGTGAACGGAGTGTGGCGATTCCTGGAGAATATCACGGCGGGTTATACGCTGTTGCTCTATGGCTTACAGGCTATTCACTTTTTGGAGTCCAAATACACGAAAATTATAGAGCTTGTGATTACCTTGCATCTCGTCCTGAAGTAGATTCTACCAGACTTGGGATAACAGGCGCTTCTGGAGGAGGTAACCAGAGTTTCTATTCAGGGGCTTGGGATAATCGTTTTAAGGCAGTTGTTCCAGTATGTTCTACTGGGAGTTACTACAAACTTGTATCTTCGGTCAACTGTATGTGTGAAACACCTTTTGCTCTTG contains the following coding sequences:
- a CDS encoding SMP-30/gluconolactonase/LRE family protein yields the protein MQNSKLECIFEGICHLGEGPLWNIKEEKLYWTDIFNKRIWVYDPFKNESRIFWEGDVMVGGFAFTKSGNMVLCAEKGVYLLSHNTIKEIHHIQMENNEFFNDITTDPQGRIFAGTLTRGGGTGALYMIEKDKKPIKILDGISCSNGMTFSLDLKTFFHTNTGKQRVTAYDYDVNTGKISNPNLFYQGSKEDGFPDGLTIDALGNIWQAFWGSFTVRRISPKGITKQEIRVPAKQPSSVIFGGTNLNYLYITTACQGATNLETGMDEKNNVFLGGKVYRYKTDTSGRAEWYADFD
- a CDS encoding 3-ketoacyl-ACP reductase, with translation MDKKVALITGSSRGIGRGIAIQLAKEGFHTIINGVKPIDSSNISKGAFEVLNAVKQVGGTSDFIQGDISKVEDREKILGFIDKLGRIDLLVNNAGIEPPFLDFLESSEERYDYIMSVNLKGPFFITQQVSKKMITYLETKKITKGRICFITSVQGYVVTRGAEYCMTKAALGILSKVFANRLGEYDIPVIEISPGVIHSDMTAPHKEKTTKKIESGRLITKRWGEAEDVAKVVSAFARGDLDYSTGERIEVGGGLGISRW
- a CDS encoding amidohydrolase family protein, whose amino-acid sequence is MRKYDILIKNTSIIDGTGASPYTGSIGINGERIVEVGNIKGEAEKVIDGTGLTTCPGFIDSHSHADRSILKDPYASNLIKQGITTFAGGQCGSSPAPAKNKEYALWFIQNTDIESKNLWQTFEEFLDFVENNRLTPNYIPLVGHGTIRRNVLGKHYARKSNSEELAEIVNMVEESFESGVFGLSVGLDAGMPGHFADIKELVDVVKIVKKYDGIFTPHTRHHQNQWHANKPFEYGYGIFNSPPGEIITGRYHGLLEAVEISKMAGGPKLHIAHMTPAYLIPQPHPLSLDEALAKATIEDIITKAETEGVDISYNVIPSENSIGGRQRIIDTFFLKTSNLPKWLRDIDPETLSKELKDKSFRAKVKDYIYSGNMKFFMVHPLTDPYWADDYMILDCKIKEYEGKTLWEIVKQKGLTYTIKGVYEDTYDLLFDIISEDIEATWTLVKDKREYGAHHIFLSHNLGIPCTDYVPPPVVKRDKKERSTSNYGTSPMLSNMFIKYFKVMVKDKNLLSLEEAVRKVTSFPAEHLFGIKDRGIIKEGAFADILLIDFDNLILPNDYKNPEVSSPSVKYVIINGGISYENGFLTDLKKGKVLRKRSKNNG